Below is a genomic region from Caulobacter rhizosphaerae.
GGGACAATTCACGCTCATTTTCAGGCGAGGCCCCATGTCCGACTTCAAGACTCATGCCGCCGAACCCAAGCGGCGACGCCGATGGATCGCAGGGATTTTGGGGGGGAGCTTGGCTCTGGGCTCGATTGTCGGGGCCGCGGCGATGTCCACGCAGGAAGGACGGGAGGTCGTCGTCGAGGCGGCCGACGCGCTCAAGTCGGTGCCGCGTCACCTGCGCACCGAAAGCAATCCGGAACTGATCCGCGCCGAGAACCCGCGCTTTCAGGTGCAGAACGCCGGGCAGCCCTGGAACTATGTCGTCAAGGGCTCATCGGCGCGCTTCGAAGTTCGCCCAGGCGACAGCCTGCCAGGCGACGGCAAGATCAAGGAACGTTCCGAGATCGCCACCTCCCTGCGGATGAAGCGGGACAGACCCTACGAGATCAACTTCAACCTGATGATCGAGCCCGGCCCGCCGAACACGGCCAGTTGGATGACCCTCAGCCAGATCCAGTCCACGCCCGATCCGGGCGAGCCGGGGCACAGTCCGCCGTTCGCGATCGAGATGGTCGGCGAGCGCATGCGGATCATCACCCGCGACGATCCCAATCGCCTCGCCAGCCGCGAGACCACCACCTACCACGCCCACTACACCGATGAGCGGCCGATCAAGCGCGGCCACTGGTACCGGATGCGCATCCGGGTGAAGTTCGGACCGTCCGGCGACGGCTTCCTGCAAGTCTTCCGCGACGGCCGTCGACTGGTCGACTATCAAGGCCCCCTGGGCTTTGAGGACATCGTCGGTCCATACTGGAAGGAAGGCGTCTACAGGGCTTCGGCCAGGGAGCCTTTCGCCGCCAATTTCAAGAACCTGAGCATCAAGCCGCGCTAGGCGCGCCCGGCGGGGGCGGGGGGCGTCGCATCGAAGACGAGGTGGAAGGCCGAAATGACGGTGAACTTCGCGTGACGCAAAGCCAAGCCAATCCCCGGGCCGCCGTGATCATCCTCAATTGGCGGGCGGCCGCCGACACCGTCCAGTGCGCGTTGAGCGCTGCGGCATTGGACCACGAGAACTTGGACATCATCGTCTGCGACAACGCTTCGGGCGATGGTTCCTTCGAGGCGATCGGGGCAAGCCTGGCCGAGCAACTCCCTACGATCAACCAGCACCGCGTCGCTCGCGGCATGCGACCTTTCGTCCAAGGGGCGCTTGAGGCCTCGACCCTGGCCACGCCTCCGCACGTTGACGATGCGAGTCGCCGACTGTGGGTGGTCCAGACCGGCCGCAACGGCGGCTATGCTGCAGGCAACAATGTCGGCGCCCGCCTGGCCCTGGCCGAACCCGACGTGGAGTACGTATGGATCCTGAACAACGACACCCGGGTTGAACCAGACGCCATGACCAGGCTGCTGGAGCGCATGGCCCAGGACCCGGCCATCGGCATCTGCGGCGCCAAGGTGGTCTATCTTGAGAACCCCGATCGCGTGCAGTCGCTGGGCGGCGGCCGGTTCCTGCGCGGCCGGGCCCGCTGCGAACTGATCGGCATGGGCTCGTCCGCCCAGACGCCAGTCGACGCCGGCGCGGTCGAGGCGACGCTCAGCTACGTCAATGGCGCGGCGGCTCTGGTCCGGCGAACCCTGATCGAGACCGTCGGCTATATGGACGAGGGCTACTTCCTCTATTGGGAGGAGATTGACTGGGCGGTCCGAGCCGCGGGCCGATTCCGGCTGGGCTATTGCGACGCGGCCAAGGTCTATCACCGGGTCGGCATGTCGATCGGCACCAGCGATGATGGGCAGTCTTCGATGCTCTCGGAATTTTACCTGACGCGCAGCAAGTTCCGCTTCCTGCGCCGCCACCATCCCGGACTCCTGCTCCTGGCCCTGCCTAACCTCGGCCGCGCGGTCGTTCGCGAGCTCCTCGCCGGCCGACCAGCCCGTGCACGCAACCTGCTCGTCGCCGCCGTGGGCGGCCGCTTGCAGCCAAGCGCCGCCGCGCGGGCCTGACGTCGAGATCCCTACCCAGGCTTGAACCGCTTAAGGAGGCGGCTGGCTTCTTGGACGAGGGGGTGACGGCAAAGGATCAGAGCGACCGCCCAGAAGGCCATCCCGAGCAC
It encodes:
- a CDS encoding polysaccharide lyase, with translation MSTQEGREVVVEAADALKSVPRHLRTESNPELIRAENPRFQVQNAGQPWNYVVKGSSARFEVRPGDSLPGDGKIKERSEIATSLRMKRDRPYEINFNLMIEPGPPNTASWMTLSQIQSTPDPGEPGHSPPFAIEMVGERMRIITRDDPNRLASRETTTYHAHYTDERPIKRGHWYRMRIRVKFGPSGDGFLQVFRDGRRLVDYQGPLGFEDIVGPYWKEGVYRASAREPFAANFKNLSIKPR
- a CDS encoding glycosyltransferase family 2 protein — translated: MTQSQANPRAAVIILNWRAAADTVQCALSAAALDHENLDIIVCDNASGDGSFEAIGASLAEQLPTINQHRVARGMRPFVQGALEASTLATPPHVDDASRRLWVVQTGRNGGYAAGNNVGARLALAEPDVEYVWILNNDTRVEPDAMTRLLERMAQDPAIGICGAKVVYLENPDRVQSLGGGRFLRGRARCELIGMGSSAQTPVDAGAVEATLSYVNGAAALVRRTLIETVGYMDEGYFLYWEEIDWAVRAAGRFRLGYCDAAKVYHRVGMSIGTSDDGQSSMLSEFYLTRSKFRFLRRHHPGLLLLALPNLGRAVVRELLAGRPARARNLLVAAVGGRLQPSAAARA